The genomic stretch AGGCCGAGCCCAACCTGGAGGTGCTGCTGCTCGGCGGGCAGCCGATCCGGGAGCCGGTCGTCCACTACGGCCCCTTCGTGATGAACACCCGCGCCGAGATCGTTCAGGCGATGGAGGACTACCAGGCCGGCCGCCTGGGCGTCGTTCCCGCCGAACGTGTCCCGCACGCCGACGGGCCCGTCCCGGGAGAGGAATGACATGGTCATCGAGAACCTGGCCGAGCAGTACGAGCGCGGCCGCCTGTTCTTCGACTCGGAGGACTACATCGGGGCCGCTCGCATCCTGGCCGAGGTGGTCGCGGCCGCCCCGGAGAACCTGGCGGCCCGCCTGCTGCTGGCCCGTGCCTACTACCACTCGGCCCAGCTCGGCCGGGCCGAGGCCGAGCTCCGGGTGATCCTGGAGCGCGACCCGGCCGAGGGGTACGCCTGCCTGCTGCTCGGCCGCACGCTGCAGCGCCAGAGCAGGCCGAAGGAAGCCGAGCCGTACCTGCGGCTCCACGCCGCGATGACGGGGGAGTGAGGTCGCTCAGGAATTCGCCCGGCCGAGCACTTGGCGGCAGGCGTCGTCGAGTACGGCCCCGCAGCGGCGCCCGGCCGTTTCCGGAGCACGCCACCCGATGAATCCGTCCGGGCGGATCAGCACCGCGCCTGTGCTGGTGATTCCGAACGCAGCCAGGCAGCGGTTGTCGCGGTCTATGACGAAGGGAGCTCCCCCGTCTGTGAGCCGGCTCGTCGTCGACGGTAGTCCGTCGCGTCCGGCGAGCCGGTAAGGCCTCAGCGGCTGTCCGTCGCGTTCGGCGATGCGGGCAGCGGCCTCCGTCCAGGCCGCGCCGCCCGGTCCCGCCAGGAGCACGAGCCCATCGGCCCACAGGTCCACGGTGGACACCTGCTTGCCGTCCCGCTCCAGCCACACGTGGGGAGCCCGGGTGCCGGGAGCGCCGCTGGGGTGCCGCGGGTCCTCGAAGGGGTCGCCGGGGCCGTACCGGTAGCCGAACTTCAGAGTCACCTCGTCAAGGAGCTCGATCGCTCCCGCGTCCGAGGGCAAGGCGGCGCCGAACCACTCCCTGCCCGTGGCCAGTGCCTGGTCCACGGTCAACTGGGCGACGGGCCGCCGTTCGGCGTCGTAGGTGTCGAGGAGGGCCAGGCTCGCCCAACCGCGCACGACGTAGGCGAGTTTCCAGGCGAGGTTGGCTGCGTCCTGGATGCCGGTGTTGGCCCCATATGCTCCGGCGGGAGGCATGACATGGGCGGCATCCCCGGCCAGGAACACCCGGCCCGCCGCGAACCGATCGGCCACGGCGGCGGTGGTCTGCCACGGCAGGACGTCGAGCGGCTCGACCGCCAGGTCGGGGATGCCCGCGGCCGCCCTG from Nonomuraea polychroma encodes the following:
- a CDS encoding FAD-dependent oxidoreductase, coding for MSQERTHVLIAGGSLVGLSIALFLRRHGADVVLAERHPGTSIHPRTPGYNARTMELFRAAGLEEAVRAAGPWQLTGSGLLWAESLTSPNHHWLSPPNARGAQEGFSDVSPCDDAVLSQDVLEPVLREHAEALGADLRFGTELQSFDNGPEGISAILADRATGARTMVHADYLVAADGANSPIRARLGVGRSGVGVLEHVAGIMVRADLGDALGDKSFAICQVNNPGFSGMVRVIGDKMALHVPYRPDLGESPGQFTPERCVELARAAAGIPDLAVEPLDVLPWQTTAAVADRFAAGRVFLAGDAAHVMPPAGAYGANTGIQDAANLAWKLAYVVRGWASLALLDTYDAERRPVAQLTVDQALATGREWFGAALPSDAGAIELLDEVTLKFGYRYGPGDPFEDPRHPSGAPGTRAPHVWLERDGKQVSTVDLWADGLVLLAGPGGAAWTEAAARIAERDGQPLRPYRLAGRDGLPSTTSRLTDGGAPFVIDRDNRCLAAFGITSTGAVLIRPDGFIGWRAPETAGRRCGAVLDDACRQVLGRANS
- a CDS encoding tetratricopeptide repeat protein, with amino-acid sequence MVIENLAEQYERGRLFFDSEDYIGAARILAEVVAAAPENLAARLLLARAYYHSAQLGRAEAELRVILERDPAEGYACLLLGRTLQRQSRPKEAEPYLRLHAAMTGE